One window from the genome of Betaproteobacteria bacterium encodes:
- a CDS encoding response regulator — protein sequence MTPVSQPPFNRILHVDDQVDIRGIVKLALGKIGGFSVCSCASGEEALAAAAGFDPELLLIDMSMPGMDGMDLLARMREAGIRVPAVFFTARSSPSDLVRYRDAGAIGTLSKPFDPLKLGRQITQIWMDSLAPGTGEV from the coding sequence CGACGACCAGGTCGACATCCGCGGCATCGTGAAGCTCGCCCTCGGGAAAATCGGCGGATTCTCGGTTTGCAGCTGCGCGTCCGGAGAGGAGGCCTTGGCGGCGGCGGCCGGTTTCGATCCGGAATTGCTCCTCATCGACATGAGCATGCCGGGCATGGACGGGATGGATCTCCTTGCGCGCATGCGCGAGGCCGGCATTCGCGTGCCTGCCGTCTTCTTCACCGCCCGCAGCAGTCCGAGCGACCTCGTTCGCTATCGTGACGCAGGCGCCATCGGCACCCTGTCCAAGCCCTTCGACCCGCTCAAGCTCGGCAGGCAGATCACCCAGATCTGGATGGATAGCCTCGCGCCCGGCACGGGCGAGGTCTGA
- a CDS encoding glycine zipper 2TM domain-containing protein, translating into MKITRCHLSAAITIAFFVAAIAVAPQAQAKCDNCGTVTDVKTIKKEGEGSGVGAVAGGVLGGVLGHQIGSGRGNTAATIVGAGAGAYAGNQVEKSQKSTTTYQVAVKMEDGKSRTFNFSKQTSYRIGDKVRIVDGKLTHE; encoded by the coding sequence ATGAAGATCACTCGCTGCCACTTGTCCGCCGCCATCACGATCGCCTTCTTCGTCGCCGCCATCGCCGTCGCACCGCAGGCGCAGGCGAAGTGCGACAACTGCGGCACCGTGACCGACGTGAAGACGATCAAGAAGGAAGGCGAAGGCTCGGGCGTCGGCGCTGTCGCCGGTGGCGTCCTGGGCGGCGTACTCGGCCACCAGATCGGCAGCGGCCGCGGCAACACCGCCGCCACGATCGTCGGCGCGGGCGCGGGCGCCTATGCCGGAAACCAGGTCGAAAAGAGCCAGAAGTCCACGACGACGTACCAGGTCGCGGTGAAGATGGAGGACGGGAAATCCCGCACCTTCAATTTCAGCAAGCAAACGAGCTACCGCATCGGCGACAAGGTGAGGATCGTTGACGGGAAGCTCACCCACGAGTAG
- the rimO gene encoding 30S ribosomal protein S12 methylthiotransferase RimO: MARPRKNPAPVRAPRVGFVSLGCPKALVDSESILTQLRAEGYEIAPSYEGSDLVVVNTCGFIDAAVEESLDAIGEALAANGKVIVTGCLGAKGDVVREAHPKVLAVTGPHATPEVMAAVHAHLPRPHDPFSDLVPPQGIRLTPRHYAYLKISEGCNHRCTFCIIPSMRGDLVSRPVGDVMKEAENLVRAGVKELLVISQDTSAYGVDVKYRTGFWGGKPLRTRMTELCAALGELGVWVRLHYVYPYPHVDEVIALMAEGRILPYLDVPFQHASARILKLMKRPAASERNLERVRAWRAECPDLTIRSTFIVGFPGETQAQFEELLEFIGEARLDRVGCFAYSPVEGARANELPGAVPEEVKRERLALFMQAQACVSRERLAAKVGRTIEVLVDDVEGRIALARSAADAPEIDGVVRVKGAKGLKAGDFAQVRITAAGEHDLEAVKA, translated from the coding sequence GTGGCGCGTCCCCGCAAGAATCCAGCGCCCGTTCGCGCGCCGCGCGTGGGGTTCGTGTCCCTGGGCTGCCCCAAGGCGCTGGTCGATTCCGAATCCATCCTCACCCAGCTTCGCGCCGAGGGCTACGAAATCGCGCCGTCGTACGAAGGCTCGGACCTGGTCGTGGTGAATACCTGCGGGTTCATCGACGCGGCCGTCGAGGAGTCGCTGGACGCGATCGGCGAGGCGCTGGCCGCCAACGGCAAGGTGATCGTGACGGGGTGCCTCGGGGCGAAGGGCGACGTCGTTCGCGAAGCGCACCCGAAGGTCCTTGCGGTGACCGGGCCGCACGCCACGCCCGAGGTGATGGCCGCCGTGCATGCGCACCTGCCCAGGCCGCACGATCCGTTCAGCGACCTCGTTCCGCCGCAGGGCATCCGCCTTACGCCGCGCCACTACGCGTATCTCAAGATCTCCGAAGGCTGCAACCACCGCTGCACCTTCTGCATCATTCCGTCGATGCGCGGTGACCTGGTGAGCCGCCCGGTGGGCGACGTCATGAAGGAGGCCGAGAACCTCGTGAGGGCGGGCGTGAAGGAGCTCCTCGTCATTTCGCAGGACACGAGCGCCTACGGCGTGGACGTGAAGTACCGCACCGGCTTCTGGGGCGGCAAGCCGCTCAGGACGCGCATGACGGAGCTCTGCGCTGCACTGGGCGAACTGGGAGTCTGGGTGCGGCTGCATTACGTGTACCCGTACCCGCACGTGGACGAGGTGATCGCGCTCATGGCCGAAGGGCGGATCCTCCCCTATCTCGACGTGCCCTTCCAGCATGCGAGCGCGCGCATCCTCAAGCTGATGAAGCGCCCTGCCGCGAGCGAAAGGAACCTCGAGCGCGTCCGGGCCTGGCGAGCCGAATGCCCGGACCTCACGATCCGTTCCACCTTCATCGTCGGCTTCCCCGGCGAAACGCAGGCGCAGTTCGAGGAACTGCTCGAATTCATCGGCGAGGCGCGCCTTGATCGCGTGGGCTGCTTCGCCTATTCGCCCGTGGAGGGCGCCCGTGCGAACGAGCTTCCCGGCGCCGTGCCGGAGGAGGTGAAGCGGGAGCGGCTTGCCCTGTTCATGCAGGCGCAGGCGTGCGTGAGCCGCGAGCGGTTGGCTGCGAAGGTCGGCCGCACGATCGAGGTCCTCGTCGATGATGTCGAGGGCCGCATCGCCCTCGCGCGCAGCGCCGCCGATGCTCCTGAGATCGATGGCGTCGTGCGCGTGAAGGGAGCGAAGGGCCTGAAAGCCGGCGATTTCGCGCAGGTCCGCATCACGGCGGCCGGCGAGCACGACCTCGAGGCGGTGAAGGCCTGA
- a CDS encoding response regulator, producing the protein MSGTPKPAHPEDPLDLDFTSLVEDVAVQPAAAAAPTPEIEENALIGANALGEEGFHVVLVRPRLGSPANHVVMIVDDDSPTAELAAHVLRKAGYQAVVALDPREAARLMSRVGAPALLLLDVEMPEMGGLEFLARIRRHKRLFDTPVVLFTAHSSQADIVRGLQAGADGYIAKPISASALASAVRTVLGH; encoded by the coding sequence ATGTCCGGCACCCCGAAGCCCGCGCACCCTGAGGACCCCCTCGACCTGGACTTCACCTCGCTCGTCGAGGACGTCGCGGTCCAGCCGGCCGCGGCCGCGGCCCCGACGCCGGAGATCGAGGAAAACGCGCTCATCGGCGCGAATGCGCTCGGCGAGGAAGGTTTCCATGTCGTGCTGGTGCGTCCGCGGCTGGGGAGCCCCGCCAATCACGTCGTCATGATCGTGGACGACGACTCGCCCACCGCCGAGCTCGCGGCGCACGTGCTGCGCAAGGCTGGCTACCAGGCGGTGGTCGCACTCGACCCGCGCGAAGCCGCGCGCCTCATGTCGCGCGTGGGAGCGCCTGCGCTCCTGCTGCTCGACGTGGAAATGCCGGAGATGGGAGGGCTCGAGTTCCTCGCCCGCATCCGCCGGCACAAGCGCCTCTTCGACACGCCCGTCGTCCTGTTCACCGCCCACAGCAGCCAGGCGGACATCGTGCGCGGACTGCAGGCGGGGGCGGACGGCTACATCGCCAAGCCGATTTCCGCCTCGGCGCTCGCGTCCGCGGTACGCACCGTGCTCGGGCACTGA